In Carya illinoinensis cultivar Pawnee chromosome 16, C.illinoinensisPawnee_v1, whole genome shotgun sequence, a single window of DNA contains:
- the LOC122299113 gene encoding disease resistance protein RUN1-like, producing MVRSTYGQLNIAKYPIGLDSRVEDLNTLLRIGMNDITLMIGIYGIGGIGKTTIAKAVYNSIAHQFEARCFLANVREISCQGDGLVKQQERLLYALLGNSRSLNVGSVESINAIKRSLCSKQVLLILDDVSELLQLNELAGDHNWFGPGSRIIITTRDQHLLTYHKVDSMYEVRGLDNCQAIRLFSWHAFKKEEPIESYVKFTQCIIGYAKGLPLALEVLGSYLYGRNLQEWESALKKYRRNPHKHIYEVLRISYDGLDDNEKDIFLDIACFFKGRHLQYVTEILDSCGFSAIIGITRLRDKCLINISGFFEGVEMHDLLQEMGKEIVRQESPKEVGKRSRLWLHKDVRHVLEENTGTNKIEGILLDFPSGHDTICLHSKAFMKMKRLRLFLNHNAQFSGGPNYLSNELRVLNWPKYPSSFLPSNFHGNKLTILRMSDSLVKELHGLQHKNLIHMDLSHCKFLRKIPDLSSSSNLKRLDLQRCENLVEIHHSIGFLDKLSVLLVNECCKLRIFPKIFKLRSLSSLELYGCSSLEDFPKIECEMVFLKSLSLGGTSIKELPSSIGNLTKLLLLNLNNVGIKDLPSSIGNLTKLQELYLNDTGIKELPSSIGNLTRLRKLNLNNVGLKELPSSIGNLTWLRELYARGCKNLVHLPSSIFQLHSLCRFKLDSCSQPINIEMVEEEEDGTQSIPSIVSTGEHEIASTTAKLAPILCVPKSLGLSLQFCCLSESNFFTNAKYFTNLGKLDLSGSDIVIFPPSARFDGLEHLCLNNCKQLKEILSLPLSIKKVEAHGCTSLESFAKLSKIFFSGHLKIDLYGCHKLLVNMRLPSWEERHSKKKCLEKDVEDLNDRRTMRRDIIFPGKRIPSWFSYRKEAHDSPCYKIDINGSHYSNDIEEIVFCVVFGFRFGINTEMKEINGIRVRFDDGQNYDQRNSKYLYSKAIIFDWMDSDHVWMGRYRPTYDEAHISSFRFECYSTLLFFRSVGVHFLKKHEEKTRDHIGEDDVGAYFNAFWEECDFVYGCHLGKRHRDEYDGNMGDPIGTLNKRGSISQTWASKESQNYSK from the exons ATGGTTAGATCTACATACGGCCAGCTAAACATTGCTAAGTATCCAATTGGACTAGATTCTCGTGTAGAAGACTTGAATACTCTTTTAAGAATTGGAATGAATGATATTACTCTCATGATAGGGATCTATGGAATTGGTGGAATTGGTAAAACAACTATAGCCAAAGCAGTCTATAACTCAATTGCGCATCAATTTGAAGCTAGATGTTTTCTAGCAAATGTTAGAGAAATTTCATGTCAAGGGGATGGTCTAGTCAAACAGCAAGAGAGACTTCTTTATGCGCTCTTAGGAAACTCTAGAAGTCTTAATGTTGGCAGTGTTGAAAGTATTAATGCCATAAAGCGTAGCCTTTGCTCTAAACAGGTTCTTttaattcttgatgatgtgaGTGAGTTGCTCCAATTAAACGAATTAGCTGGAGATCATAATTGGTTCGGTCCAGGAAGcagaataataataacaacaagagatcaacaTCTTTTAACTTATCATAAGGTTGACTCAATGTATGAAGTGCGGGGATTGGACAACTGCCAAGCTATTCGGCTATTTAGTTGGCACgcatttaaaaaagaagagcCAATTGAAAGTTATGTGAAATTCACACAATGTATAATAGGTTATGCTAAGGGCCTTCCACTAGCTCTTGAAGTGCTTGGTTCATATTTGTATGGTAGAAATTTACAAGAATGGGAAAGTGCATTGAAAAAGTATCGAAGAAATCCTCACAAGCATATTTATGAAGTACTTAGAATAAGCTATGATGGGTTGGATGATAATGAGAAAGATATTTTCCTtgacattgcatgtttctttaagGGGAGGCATTTACAATATGTCACGGAAATACTAGACTCTTGTGGTTTTTCAGCAATTATTGGCATCACAAGGCTTAGAGATAAGTGTCTCATAAATATTAGCGGATTTTTTGAGGGTGTGGAGATGCATGACTTACTGCAAGAAATGGGTAAAGAAATCGTTCGACAAGAATCTCCTAAAGAAGTTGGCAAACGTAGTAGATTGTGGCTTCATAAAGATGTTCGTCATGTATTAGAAGAAAATACG GgaacaaacaaaattgaaggGATTTTGTTAGATTTTCCTAGCGGCCATGACACAATATGCTTGCATTCAAAGGCATTTATGAAGATGAAGAGGCTTCGATTGTTTTTAAATCATAATGCACAATTTTCTGGAGGGCCTAATTATCTCTCCAACGAGTTAAGAGTGCTTAATTGGCCTAAATATCCTTCGTCATTTTTGCCATCTAATTTTCATGGAAATAAGCTTACTATATTGAGAATGAGTGATAGCCTCGTCAAGGAGTTACACGGCCTACAACACAAG AACTTGATACATATGGATTTATCTCATTGTAAGTTCTTAAGAAAAATTCCCGATCTTTCAAGTAGCTCAAATTTAAAGAGGTTAGATCTCCAACGATGTGAGAATTTAGTTGAGATTCATCATTCCATTGGATTCCTTGATAAGCTTTCAGTTTTACTTGTTAATGAATGCTGCAAGCTTAggatttttccaaaaatattcaAGTTGAGATCTCTAAGTTCGCTTGAACTTTATGGTTGCTCGAGTCTTGAGGACTTTCCCAAGATTGAGTGTGAAATGGTATTTTTAAAGAGTTTATCTCTTGGCGGCACTAGCATAAAAGAACTACCTTCATCAATTGGGAACCTCACTAAACTTCTATTGTTAAATCTAAACAACGTTGGTATAAAAGACCTACCTTCATCAATTGGAAACCTCACCAAACTTCAAGAGCTATATCTAAATGACACTGGTATAAAAGAGCTACCTTCATCCATTGGGAACCTCACTAGACTTCGAAAGTTAAATCTAAACAACGTTGGTTTAAAAGAGCTACCTTCCTCTATTGGTAACCTTACTTGGCTTCGAGAATTATATGCAAGAGGCTGCAAAAACCTTGTGCATCTCCCATCTAGCATTTTTCAGTTGCATTCTCTATGTCGTTTCAAACTCGACAGTTGTTCACAACCAATAAACATTGAaatggtggaggaggaggaggatggtACACAATCCATACCATCTATTGTGTCTACAGGTGAACATGAAATTGCATCAACTACTGCAAAATTGGCTCCGATATTGTGCGTTCCGAAATCGCTAGGTTTAAGTCTTCAATTTTGTTGCCTGTCAGAATCAAATTTCTTCACAAATGCTAAATACTTTACCAATTTGGGTAAGTTAGATCTAAGTGGGAGTGATATTGTTATCTTTCCTCCAAGCGCCAGATTTGATGGGTTGGAACACCTTTGTTTGAACAATTGCAAGCAACTTAAAGAAATTCTTTCTCTTCCATTGAGTATAAAAAAGGTTGAAGCTCATGGATGCACCTCATTGGAAAGTTTTGCAAaactatctaaaatattttttagtggaCACCTAAAGATTGACTTGTATGGATGCCATAAACTGCTTGTGAATATGAGGCTTCCTTCATGGGAAGAG AGacattcaaagaaaaaatgtcTGGAAAAAGATGTGGAAGACCTAAATGATAGAAGAACTATGAGAAGGGACATTATATTTCCAGGAAAGCGGATTCCAAGCTGGTTTAGCTATCGCAAGGAGGCTCATGATAGTCCTTGCtataaaatagatattaatGGGAGCCATTATTCGAATGACATAGAAGAAATTGTTTTCTgtgttgtttttggatttagatTTGGGATCAACACAGAAATGAAGGAGATCAATGGAATTCGTGTTAGATTCGATGATGGACAGAATTATGATCAAAGGAATTCGAAATACTTATATTCTAAAGCTATAATATTTGATTGGATGGACTCAGACCATGTATGGATGGGACGCTATCGGCCGACTTACGATGAAGCACACATCTCAAGTTTTAGATTTGAATGTTATTCAACTCTCCTGTTCTTTAGAAGTGTTGGGGTCCATTTCCTAAAGAAGCATGAAGAGAAGACAAGAGATCATATAGGTGAAGACGATGTTGGTGCCTATTTTAATGCATTCTGGGAAGAATGTGATTTTGTGTATGGTTGTCACCTTGGTAAGAGGCATCGTGATGAATATGATGGCAACATGGGGGACCCAATTGGTACCCTCAACAAAAGAGGCAGTATTTCTCAAACATGGGCATCAAAAGAATCACAAAATTAtagtaaataa